From a single Osmerus mordax isolate fOsmMor3 chromosome 6, fOsmMor3.pri, whole genome shotgun sequence genomic region:
- the LOC136943916 gene encoding lysophosphatidylcholine acyltransferase 1-like, whose protein sequence is MYVCVQNTQYQLSHLLPAGLHPPSLEHFTWDKGASARLHPSPEALHLGHDALDLDDSITWTWQGPGAFKILWLTLCQLHNEFEIEFLPIYTPSEEEKRNPALFANNVRRLMAKALAVPITDYSFEDCQLAMAEGQLRLPVDTCLLEFAKLVRRLGLKPRNVEKVLQEYGNRARKLDGEKLGLEGFSQYLDVPVSDMLRDMFALFDEHDDNSMDIREYVIALSVVCRPARTLETMKLAFKMFEAEEDGALTECELACILRTALGVAHLRVTRLFSAIDVDDTGKLTFDKFRSFVALHPDFAEEYLYRDNASLHSCGHHAKPSPSANGICPDFSPSDHTSASKLKKHN, encoded by the exons ATGTACGTCTgtgtacagaacacacagtacCAGCTGAGCCACCTGCTGCCTGCAGGCTTACACCCTCCATCCCTGGAGCACTTCACCTGGGACAAAGGGGCTTCGGCACGGCTGCACCCCAGCCCCGAAGCCCTCCACCTGGGACACGATGCTCTAGATCTGGAC gaCAGCATCACGTGGACTTGGCAGGGCCCTGGAGC GTTTAAAATCCTGTGGCTAACGCTGTGCCAGTTGCACAACGAGTTTGAGATTGAG TTTCTCCCCATCTACACGCCttctgaggaggagaagaggaacccAGCTCTGTTTGCCAACAATGTCAGACGGCTCATGGCCAA GGCCCTGGCAGTGCCCATCACGGACTACTCGTTTGAGGACTGCCAGCTGGCCATGGCAGAGGGCCAGCTCAGGCTGCCCGTGGACACGTGCCTGCTGGAGTTCGCCAAGCTGGTCAGGAGATTGGG GCTCAAGCCCCGGAACGTGGagaaggtcctgcaggagtACGGGAACCGGGCCAGGAAGCTGGACGGAGAgaagctggggctggagggcttCTCCCAGTACCTGGACGTCCCCGTGTCCGACATGCTGAGGGACATGTTCGCCCTCTTCGACGAG CATGACGATAACTCCATGGACATCAGAGAATATGTCATCGCCTTATCGGTCGTGTGCAGACCGGCAAGAACTCTGGAAACGATGAAATTGGCCTTCAAG ATGTTCGAGGCGGAGGAGGACGGGGCGCTGACAGAGTGTGAGCTAGCCTGCATCCTGAGAACGGCCCTGGGCGTGGCTCACCTCCGCGTGACTCGCCTCTTCAGCGCCATCGACGTCGACGACACGGGCAAACTCACCTTCG ACAAGTTCCGGAGCTTTGTGGCGCTGCACCCGGACTTTGCCGAGGAGTATCTGTACAGGGACAATGCAAGCCTCCACAGCTGCGGCCACCACGCCAAGCCAAGCCCCTCA